A genomic segment from Glycine soja cultivar W05 chromosome 18, ASM419377v2, whole genome shotgun sequence encodes:
- the LOC114395963 gene encoding protein GAMETE EXPRESSED 1-like, producing the protein MDHQGRLLVFILLSFLLRGESWGWFSSSKETPSSDKTHTTNEGNFRGSSAEFSIESFNDHKGVKLIENAKKKMISSNSCWQNAYQHLFAGCSEILAVDEKRSRLAWHLSDCFQRDSGRSPFPHCDPKSSIAVCSRSLDDLAHKVYLEFYLETNTICYQLQTHAFKYETERLVTELKSSAQYVEDKLDSIEEKSEHLLQGSRQIHDSLDSIGSHTKQVAQTAKNLEGHIDSVLTHSKSVYEQTTKIALSQTQLKEGQENMKRNLEDGVGMLKDSYNYLGREIEKLRNEAIEIENEVIKVGDAMSSKMDNLQSKAEDIGNMAEISLDKQQILLDGQSAALEGLNSLTESQAKALEESRKTLQYFAEYGHRQHEELLQRQQQIQGFHDRLMENSKEILSSQESFESKQASMFVVLDRIFALQNTLLLESRMIKAFFVYSVLIFVIFMLTSTKQTYNIRPFLYIELCATLFVEVLIIRLTGDNIEHQTWIINMARLFFLVAALVQLLHAIFTYKNYETLNHQMLLTLINKVNSMQKEKELSWDLYTDYEDWSEWIDADLPDDVNCLDDPDYILPQEVAENSITVTKNYNLRNRNLFH; encoded by the exons ATGGATCATCAGGGTCgtcttcttgtttttattttgctcTCGTTCTTATTAAGAGGCGAGTCATGGGGTTGGTTTTCATCATCTAAGGAGACTCCCTCTAGTGACAAGACTCATACCACCAATGAAGGCAATTTTAGAGGTTCAAGTGCTGAGTTCTCTATTGAATCCTTCAATGACCATAAGGGAGTGAAGTTAATAGAAAATGCTAAGAAGAAAATGATTAGCTCAAACTCGTGTTGGCAAAATGCTTATCAACATCTTTTTGCTGGATGTTCTGAAATCTTGGCTGTTGATGAGAAGAGGTCTAGATTGGCTTGGCACCTTAGTGATTGCTTTCAGAGGGATTCTGGCAGGTCTCCTTTTCCCCATTGTGACCCCAAATCTTCCATTGCTGTATGCTCAAGATCCTTAGATGACCTTGCCCATAAGGTTTACCTTGAATTCTACCTCGAAACCAATACCATTTGTTATCAGTTGCA GACACATGCATTCAAATATGAAACAGAGAGACTTGTGACTGAATTAAAAAGTTCGGCCCAGTATGTTGAGGACAAGTTAGATAGCATTGAAGAGAAATCAGAACATCTATTACAAGGCTCAAGACAAATTCATGATTCTCTTGATTCAATTGGTAGCCACACAAAACAAGTAGCTCAAACTGCTAAAAATTTGGAAGGTCACATTGATTCTGTATTAACGCATTCGAAGAGTGTTTACGAGCAAACTACAAAAATTGCACTATCACAAACACAGTTAAAAGAAGGGCAAGAGAATATGAAGAGAAACTTGGAGGATGGGGTAGGGATGCTCAAAGACTCTTACAATTATTTGGGTAGAGAAATTGAAAAGTTAAGAAATGAAGCCATTGagattgagaatgaggtaattAAAGTTGGAGATGCTATGTCATCAAAAATGGACAACCTGCAAAGCAAAGCTGAAGATATTGGGAATATGGCTGAAATTTCCTTAGATAAGCAACAAATTCTTTTAGACGGGCAATCCGCAGCACTTGAGGGCCTAAACTCATTGACTGAGTCTCAAGCTAAAGCACTAGAAGAGAGCAG GAAGACCCTACAATATTTTGCTGAATATGGGCATAGACAACATGAAGAGCTTCTTCAGCGTCAGCAACAGATTCAAGGATTTCATGATCGTTTAATGGAAAACTCAAAGGAAATACTGTCTTCTCAG GAATCTTTTGAATCAAAGCAGGCTTCCATGTTTGTTGTTTTAGACAGGATTTTTGCTTTGCAAAATACCTTGTTACTTGAATCTAGAATGATCAAAGCTTTCTTCGTTTATTCCGTATTAATCTTTGTCATCTTCATGTTGACCAGTACAAAGCAAACATACAATATCAGACCATTCCTATATATTG AGCTTTGTGCTACTCTCTTTGTGGAAGTACTCATTATCCGTTTAACCGGTGATAACATTGAGCACCAAACCTGGATAATAAACATGGCCCGATTATTTTTCCTGGTAGCAGCTTTAGTGCAACTTCTACATGCAATTTTCACATACAA GAACTATGAGACCTTGAACCATCAAATGCTGCTAACTCTAATAAACAAGGTTAACAGCatgcaaaaagaaaaggagttgTCATGGGACTTGTATACTGATTATGAGGATTGGTCTGAATGGATAGATGCCGATTTACCTGATGATGTGAATTGCCTTGATGATCCTGACTATATACTTCCACAAGAAGTTGCAGAGAATTCAATCAcagttacaaaaaattataatctacGCAACCGCAATCTTTTTCATTGA
- the LOC114394512 gene encoding uncharacterized oxidoreductase At4g09670-like: MSENSKTLRFGILGCANIARKVARAIALAPNATLCAIASRSREKAEKFAAENGFPASVRVYGSYDQVLEDPCVDAVYLPLPTSLHVRWAVMAASKKKHVLVEKPVALDVAELDRILDAVESNGVQFMDGSMWLHHPRTAHIQRLFSVPHSANSVGPVRFIHSTSTMPATPEFLESDIRVKPELDGLGALGDLAWYCIGASLWAKGYQLPTSVTALPDSTRNDSGVIVSITASLLWDQPNQTFATIHCSFLSHTSMDLAICGSNGSLHLRDFIIPYGETSASFDLTLGAKFVDLHIGWNVRPEEVHVANELPQEALMVQEFSRLVAGIRDCGSKPSTKWPEISRKTQLVVDAVIKSLELGCKPVCL; the protein is encoded by the exons ATGAGTGAGAATAGTAAAACCCTGCGTTTCGGCATCTTAGGCTGCGCCAACATCGCCAGAAAAGTGGCTCGAGCCATTGCTCTCGCTCCGAACGCCACTCTCTGCGCCATCGCGAGCCGTTCCAGAGAGAAGGCGGAGAAGTTCGCCGCCGAGAACGGGTTTCCGGCCAGCGTGAGGGTTTACGGGAGCTACGATCAGGTGTTGGAGGATCCATGCGTGGACGCCGTGTACCTCCCCCTCCCCACGAGTCTGCACGTGCGGTGGGCGGTTATGGCCGCCAGTAAAAAGAAGCACGTGCTGGTGGAGAAGCCCGTGGCTCTTGACGTGGCGGAACTCGATCGAATCTTGGATGCGGTTGAATCCAACGGCGTGCAGTTCATGGATGGTAGCATGTGGCTGCATCACCCTAGAACTGCCCACATACAACGCTTGTTCTCTGTTCCTCATTCTGCTAATAGCGTTGGACCAGTTCGTTTT ATCCACAGCACATCAACAATGCCAGCAACACCTGAATTCCTAGAGAGTGACATTAGAGTAAAGCCAGAGTTGGATGGTCTTGGTGCACTTGGTGACTTGGCCTGGTACTGCATTGGTGCTTCCTTGTGGGCAAAGGGCTACCAACTACCAACCTCTGTCACTGCTCTTCCTGATTCTACAAGAAACGATTCTGGAGTCATCGTGTCCATCACAGCCTCTTTGCTGTGGGatcaaccaaaccaaacattTGCAACCATTCACTGCTCCTTTCTTTCCCACACTTCCATGGACCTGGCCATATGTGGTTCCAATGGCTCTCTGCATCTCAGGGACTTCATAATCCCATATGGTGAGACTAGTGCTTCGTTCGATCTCACACTTGGTGCTAAGTTTGTTGATCTTCACATTGGGTGGAATGTGAGACCAGAGGAAGTTCATGTGGCCAATGAGCTCCCACAAGAGGCTCTAATGGTGCAAGAGTTTTCTAGGCTTGTTGCAGGTATTAGAGATTGTGGATCTAAACCCTCTACCAAATGGCCTGAAATCAGTAGAAAGACTCAACTAGTAGTTGATGCAGTGATCAAGTCACTAGAGCTTGGCTGCAAACCTGTTTGCTTGTAG
- the LOC114396760 gene encoding 60S ribosomal export protein NMD3-like yields the protein MFGSSGMAQESGMFMVSQTIGSVLCCKCGIPMQPNAANMCVKCLRSEVDITEGLLKRLVLVHCPECESYLQPPRSWVKLQLESKELLTFCLKKLQKNLNSNKVRLVHAEFIWTEPHSRRVKVKVKVQKEVLNGAILEQSYPVEYVQQEHMCESCSRVQANPDQWVASVQLRQHVSHRRTFFYLEQLILKHGAAATAIRIKQMEQGIDFFFSNRSHGVKFVEFIGKVAPVRSRHDKQLVSHDPKSNNYNYKYTFSVEISPICREDLICLPPRVAAGLGNIGPLVICTKVTSSIALLDPFTLRHCFIDADQYWRASFKSLLTSRQLVEYIVLDVETVSSEVTIGGTKYRLADAQVARVSDFGKNDTIFNIKTHLGHLLNPGDYALGYDLYGANSNDMEFDKYKGHIPEAILIKKSYEEKHQKKRGKPRSWKLKSLEMEVDDKGRVDQDKMVSEYEQFIQDLEENPEMRFNISLYRNKEYKPSDGDESSVPLEELLADLDLSEHEDEEDNMTE from the coding sequence ATGTTTGGTTCATCAGGCATGGCACAGGAATCTGGTATGTTCATGGTTAGCCAGACAATTGGCAGTGTTTTGTGCTGCAAATGTGGAATTCCAATGCAACCCAATGCTGCTAATATGTGTGTCAAGTGTCTGCGATCGGAAGTTGATATTACAGAAGGACTGCTGAAGCGTCTTGTGCTGGTGCATTGCCCTGAGTGTGAGAGTTACTTGCAGCCACCAAGAAGTTGGGTCAAGCTGCAGCTGGAATCAAAGGAGTTGCTGACATTTTGCTTGAAGAAATTGCAGAAGAATTTGAATTCGAATAAAGTGAGGTTGGTGCATGCCGAGTTTATTTGGACTGAGCCCCATTCCAGGAGGGTAAAAGTCAAGGTCAAGGTTCAGAAGGAGGTTCTGAATGGAGCAATACTTGAACAGTCTTATCCTGTAGAGTATGTTCAACAAGAGCATATGTGTGAATCCTGTTCTAGGGTCCAGGCTAATCCTGACCAGTGGGTTGCTTCTGTGCAACTAAGGCAACACGTTTCTCACAGGCGCACTTTCTTTTATTTGGAGCAGCTGATTCTGAAGCATGGTGCTGCTGCCACTGCTATAAGAATCAAGCAGATGGAACAAGGTATTGACTTCTTTTTCTCTAATCGAAGTCATGGAGTCAAATTTGTGGAGTTTATAGGGAAAGTTGCTCCAGTAAGGAGCCGTCACGATAAGCAGCTTGTTTCTCATGATCCAAAGAGTAATAACTACAACTACAAATATACATTTTCTGTTGAAATCAGCCCTATTTGCCGTGAGGATTTAATCTGTCTGCCTCCTAGAGTTGCTGCTGGTTTGGGAAATATTGGTCCACTTGTGATTTGCACTAAGGTTACTAGCAGCATTGCTTTGCTTGATCCATTTACCTTGAGGCACTGTTTCATAGATGCTGATCAGTACTGGAGAGCATCCTTCAAGTCGTTACTTACTAGCAGACAATTGGTGGAATATATAGTGCTGGATGTGGAGACTGTTTCATCTGAGGTTACTATCGGTGGCACGAAATATCGTTTAGCAGATGCTCAAGTGGCTCGTGTTTCAGATTTTGGAAAGAACGACACCATATTTAACATCAAGACTCATCTGGGCCATCTTTTAAATCCTGGTGATTATGCTCTTGGTTATGATCTGTATGGGGCTAATAGTAATGACATGGaatttgacaagtacaaaggaCACATTCCTGAAGCAATATTAATAAAGAAGAGTTATGAAGAGAAGCACCAAAAGAAGCGTGGGAAGCCTCGTTCATGGAAGCTTAAATCACTTGAGATGGAGGTTGATGATAAGGGAAGAGTTGATCAAGATAAAATGGTCTCAGAATATGAACAATTCATTCAAGATCTGGAAGAAAACCCTGAAATGAGGTTCAACATATCTTTGTACCGAAATAAAGAGTACAAGCCTTCTGATGGTGATGAATCTTCTGTTCCATTGGAGGAGTTGCTGGCTGATCTTGATCTGAGTGAGCACGAAGATGAAGAGGATAACATGACGGAATGA